A single region of the Prochlorococcus marinus str. MIT 0917 genome encodes:
- the metG gene encoding methionine--tRNA ligase: protein MKMKYTITTPLYYVNDKPHLGSSYTTIACDALARFQRLSGNTVLFLTGVDEHGQKIERTAESKNLQPQLHCDEITGKYKYLWDKLNISYDRFVRTTSEDHTSLVHQFYSKVLKSDDVYMGRQSGWYCVGCEEYKDVDEDDKSPICSVHKKELEWRDEENLFFKLSKYQEQIEKLIQIDGFISPISRKNEIINFVSKGLRDFSISRVNLKWGINVPGNNNHTFYVWFDALLGYISGSLRDQNSPELTEESLCNWPANIHVIGKDILRFHAVYWPAMLLSAGMKPPASVFGHGFLTREGQKMGKSLGNVLDPIELLEYGGIDAMRWYLLRDIEFGEDGDFQMRRFVDIVNSDLSNTIGNLLNRTITMSKKWFNDKIPIDNSLLPSCPLKVQSEIKINEYMQSFKDSNFKNSANAIIDLANSANLYLNDRAPWKLIKDITNNHIVALDIYSVLESCRIIGILLYPFVPNLSTRILNQLKIDSSTVNFQKSLHWGLLDPENGLQDPFPVMDKIEFNENSI from the coding sequence ATGAAAATGAAATACACAATTACAACACCGCTATATTATGTTAATGACAAGCCTCATCTAGGTAGTTCATATACAACAATCGCTTGTGATGCATTAGCTCGATTTCAAAGACTAAGTGGAAATACAGTACTTTTTCTTACTGGTGTTGACGAGCATGGTCAAAAAATAGAGCGAACCGCAGAAAGTAAAAACCTTCAACCCCAACTACATTGCGATGAAATCACAGGAAAGTATAAGTATTTATGGGATAAATTAAATATTAGTTATGATCGTTTTGTAAGAACAACCTCTGAAGATCACACGTCACTAGTTCATCAATTTTATTCAAAAGTGTTGAAATCTGATGATGTTTATATGGGTAGGCAAAGTGGTTGGTATTGTGTAGGTTGTGAGGAATATAAGGATGTGGACGAGGATGATAAAAGCCCAATATGTTCTGTTCATAAAAAGGAATTAGAATGGAGAGATGAAGAGAATCTATTTTTTAAATTATCAAAATATCAAGAGCAAATTGAAAAATTAATTCAAATTGATGGTTTCATTTCTCCTATAAGTAGAAAAAATGAAATTATCAATTTTGTCTCAAAAGGGTTAAGGGATTTCTCGATTTCTAGAGTAAACTTAAAATGGGGTATAAATGTTCCTGGAAATAATAATCACACTTTTTATGTATGGTTTGATGCTTTATTAGGTTATATTAGTGGATCTCTTCGTGATCAAAACTCTCCTGAACTTACCGAGGAATCGTTATGTAATTGGCCTGCAAATATACATGTAATTGGAAAGGATATACTCAGATTTCATGCAGTTTATTGGCCAGCAATGTTACTTTCTGCTGGCATGAAACCACCTGCAAGTGTTTTTGGGCACGGGTTTTTAACACGAGAAGGGCAAAAAATGGGTAAATCATTAGGTAACGTGCTTGATCCGATCGAACTCTTGGAATATGGGGGTATAGATGCAATGAGATGGTATCTTTTGAGAGATATTGAATTTGGTGAAGATGGTGATTTTCAAATGAGAAGATTTGTGGATATCGTTAATAGTGATTTAAGTAACACCATTGGTAATTTGTTAAACAGAACAATTACAATGTCTAAAAAATGGTTTAATGATAAAATTCCAATAGATAATTCTTTATTACCTTCATGTCCTCTTAAGGTTCAATCAGAGATAAAAATAAATGAATATATGCAGTCATTTAAAGATAGCAATTTTAAAAATTCTGCTAATGCAATTATAGACCTTGCTAATAGTGCAAATCTTTACCTAAATGATCGTGCACCATGGAAGCTAATTAAAGATATAACAAATAATCATATTGTTGCTCTTGATATATATTCCGTACTTGAATCTTGCCGAATTATTGGAATATTGCTATATCCTTTTGTTCCCAATTTAAGTACTAGAATTTTAAATCAATTAAAAATCGATTCTTCAACAGTCAATTTTCAAAAATCATTACATTGGGGGTTGCTAGATCCTGAAAATGGACTGCAAGATCCTTTTCCTGTAATGGATAAAATTGAATTTAATGAGAATTCTATCTAG
- the lptC gene encoding LPS export ABC transporter periplasmic protein LptC, translating into MNNLTYYFLLIITILPLFGCQNFNKSATGVDNKSYINNFELLQENPNNQTTIKITSPKAIINPSNNDIEIFESTIELVNNNGQDFKVKSGNATLNNLDNSIRVYNSVNLLFLNIPYYDISTNSFDWDLNTSIIDINNPVKINFDNTEIKATNGFYNIGSSILEIDNSEFNRYIYNSEGLEEYQVKINSDLSKWYKKDNTLEFTSNKKQVETTINFLLTE; encoded by the coding sequence GTGAATAATTTAACATATTATTTCCTACTGATAATTACTATATTACCCCTATTTGGCTGTCAAAATTTTAATAAATCTGCTACTGGGGTAGATAATAAAAGCTATATTAATAATTTTGAATTACTTCAGGAAAATCCTAATAATCAAACAACTATAAAAATTACTAGTCCAAAAGCCATAATTAATCCTTCAAATAATGATATTGAAATCTTTGAAAGCACTATTGAATTAGTTAATAACAATGGTCAAGACTTTAAAGTTAAATCCGGCAATGCTACTCTCAACAATTTAGATAATTCTATTAGAGTTTATAATAGTGTAAATCTATTATTTCTTAACATCCCTTATTACGACATTAGTACTAATTCATTTGATTGGGATTTAAATACCTCTATTATTGATATTAATAATCCAGTTAAAATAAATTTTGATAATACCGAGATAAAAGCAACTAATGGATTTTATAATATTGGCTCTAGCATACTTGAAATAGACAATAGTGAATTCAATAGATATATCTATAATTCAGAAGGTCTAGAGGAATATCAGGTAAAAATTAATTCAGACCTTTCAAAATGGTATAAAAAAGATAATACTTTAGAATTTACATCTAATAAAAAACAGGTAGAAACAACTATTAACTTTCTACTTACTGAGTAA
- a CDS encoding cofactor assembly of complex C subunit B → MYKISSLVIIFGSFLLILSIINIATATQVNPTIVRAETISGIASIALITIGYIWTEIKPKQPAKAILDGKEGFELSNDLTYDQKNELAWGSQQILTATAASTILIFWDNKVILRRGLISEKIFEPGEICKRSIEQNRLISLVNTELFPGRDEFDGVLNNLPAVIVYPLKNRGLTIVGGWSKRSFTNSDEKWISGWSDKLYILLSK, encoded by the coding sequence ATGTATAAAATATCTAGCTTAGTTATAATATTTGGATCGTTTTTATTAATTTTATCAATTATAAATATTGCAACTGCAACTCAAGTTAATCCAACAATAGTAAGAGCAGAAACAATATCAGGAATTGCGTCAATAGCTTTAATAACTATAGGTTATATTTGGACTGAAATTAAACCTAAACAACCTGCTAAAGCAATATTAGATGGAAAGGAGGGGTTTGAACTTAGTAATGATTTAACATACGATCAAAAAAATGAATTAGCGTGGGGAAGTCAGCAAATACTTACTGCAACAGCAGCTAGTACAATATTAATATTTTGGGATAATAAAGTAATACTTAGAAGAGGCTTGATTTCTGAAAAAATATTTGAGCCTGGAGAAATATGTAAAAGATCAATTGAACAAAACCGATTAATCTCGTTGGTTAATACTGAATTATTTCCAGGGAGAGATGAGTTTGATGGCGTGTTAAATAATTTACCTGCAGTTATAGTTTATCCTCTTAAAAATAGAGGCCTTACAATAGTTGGGGGTTGGTCAAAGAGATCTTTCACTAATTCTGATGAAAAATGGATATCAGGATGGTCTGATAAATTATACATATTACTCAGTAAGTAG
- a CDS encoding bifunctional adenosylcobinamide kinase/adenosylcobinamide-phosphate guanylyltransferase, with the protein MITPIPKNYKGLISITGPTRSGKSKLAELLITEQDPVTYIATSKPRPNDPDWLKRVDLHRKRRPDIWTLIEHPKDICKAIESIKRNESILIDSLGGLVEQYLIEDDDQWNNFQIKFLNCLSQDILCIVVVSEELGWGIVPATPIGHLFRERHCNLSSLISRQSNKRWLAVNGTAIDLDKIGDLIP; encoded by the coding sequence ATGATCACACCAATACCCAAAAATTATAAAGGACTCATATCAATTACTGGACCAACAAGAAGTGGAAAAAGTAAATTAGCTGAACTTTTAATAACGGAGCAAGATCCTGTCACTTACATAGCCACATCAAAACCAAGACCAAATGATCCAGATTGGCTAAAAAGAGTGGACCTTCACAGGAAAAGAAGGCCTGACATTTGGACTCTCATTGAGCATCCAAAAGACATCTGCAAAGCAATTGAATCGATCAAAAGAAATGAGTCAATATTAATCGACTCATTAGGTGGATTAGTGGAGCAGTACCTAATAGAAGATGACGATCAATGGAATAATTTCCAAATCAAATTTCTTAATTGCCTCTCACAAGATATTTTATGCATTGTTGTTGTTTCTGAGGAGCTTGGCTGGGGAATTGTTCCAGCAACACCAATTGGTCATTTATTTCGTGAACGTCATTGCAACCTAAGCTCATTGATAAGTCGCCAATCAAATAAAAGGTGGCTTGCGGTTAATGGGACTGCAATTGATTTAGATAAAATTGGTGATCTCATACCATGA
- a CDS encoding tRNA (cytidine(34)-2'-O)-methyltransferase, with product MNSSNGPRPRVALFEPRIPQNTGTIGRSCLAFDMSLDIIKPTGFSFEDKYLKRAGLDYWQDVDVHLFESFDQYVKSFTSSRIIALTKKSSNSISNIIYRDTDILLFGREDTGLPDNIMKKCELVAGIPMPGGENELKVGGVRSLNLSVACGIVCYSACLQLNLL from the coding sequence ATGAACTCTTCAAATGGTCCAAGACCTCGTGTCGCATTATTTGAACCAAGAATTCCACAGAATACTGGAACGATAGGTAGATCGTGCTTAGCGTTTGATATGTCGTTGGATATTATCAAACCTACTGGCTTTAGCTTTGAAGATAAATATTTAAAAAGAGCTGGATTAGATTACTGGCAAGACGTAGATGTACATTTATTTGAATCATTTGATCAATATGTAAAATCTTTTACAAGCTCAAGAATTATTGCTCTTACAAAAAAAAGTAGTAATTCGATCTCAAATATTATTTATAGAGATACAGATATACTGTTATTCGGAAGAGAGGATACAGGGTTACCCGATAACATAATGAAAAAATGTGAATTAGTTGCAGGTATACCTATGCCTGGTGGTGAGAATGAATTAAAAGTTGGCGGAGTTAGAAGTTTGAATTTATCCGTTGCATGTGGGATAGTTTGTTATTCAGCATGCTTACAATTGAATTTATTATGA
- a CDS encoding peroxiredoxin, translated as MTTNECLRVGMQAPDFAATAVVDQEFKDITLSQYRGKYVVLFFYPLDFTFVCPTEITAFSDRYSDFSSKNTEVLGVSVDSKFTHLAWIQTPRNEGGIGDINYPLVSDLKREISQSYNVLNDDGEADRGLFIINPKGIIMHSTINKAPVGRNIDETLRILQAYQYVESHPDEVCPAGWTPGDKTMKEDPKGSKEYFSAL; from the coding sequence ATGACGACAAATGAGTGCCTAAGGGTAGGAATGCAAGCTCCTGATTTTGCTGCTACAGCAGTCGTTGATCAAGAATTTAAGGATATAACGCTCTCTCAATACCGAGGAAAGTATGTAGTTTTATTTTTCTATCCACTAGACTTCACATTTGTTTGTCCTACTGAGATCACTGCCTTCAGTGACAGATATAGCGATTTTAGTAGTAAAAACACAGAAGTTTTAGGTGTTTCAGTGGATAGCAAATTTACTCATCTGGCTTGGATTCAGACACCTAGAAATGAAGGTGGAATTGGTGATATCAACTATCCACTCGTATCTGATCTTAAGCGTGAAATTTCTCAATCTTATAATGTTTTAAATGATGATGGCGAAGCTGATAGAGGCTTATTTATAATCAATCCAAAAGGAATAATTATGCATTCAACAATTAACAAAGCTCCAGTTGGTAGAAATATTGATGAAACTCTAAGAATATTACAAGCATATCAGTATGTTGAATCTCACCCGGATGAAGTATGTCCTGCTGGCTGGACACCTGGAGATAAAACTATGAAAGAAGATCCTAAAGGCAGCAAAGAATACTTTTCAGCTCTATAA
- the ftsH gene encoding ATP-dependent zinc metalloprotease FtsH, producing the protein MNKSYSQLLTDIESGEIISIILIPNRREVIVEFINGQKNLIPIFYNDQKILRISEEYNVPLTVRDIRSEQRLANLITGFGLTLIFVLSLSFLIRRSSKLLSNMRGFASRSSQVNEDDIKKYTFDDVAGLNEESDELNEIVTFLKNPQKLIDLGAITPKGVLLVGPPGTGKTLLARAIAGEADVPFFSISASEFVEMFVGVGASRVRDLFRSAKSKSPCIVFIDEIDSIGRQRGAGIGGGNDEREQTLNQLLTEMDGFETNNGVIVIAATNRPDVLDQALTRPGRFDRRIYISLPDRKARHKILSVHARSKPLSDSVNLMDWATKTPGFSGADLQNLLNEAAIYTARNNKQSISNIELDSALEKARFGLLSKPLSDSTKKRQIAYQIIGKSLVALLIPSPEKLEKISLFKSPGDISGMTYFMPDEETIDSGLLTRNYIYSKIVISLGSRAAEIIVFGSKEVTQGSQKDLENVYFWANQMVTKFGFSDLGPIAYGSERESIFLGKDIMKNRKEYSQKTSKEIDMHIISIANNAINDAIRLLSDKVSLMDTLVEELIVNETLESEYIVSSLNSFLSN; encoded by the coding sequence ATGAATAAAAGTTATAGTCAATTATTAACGGATATTGAAAGTGGTGAAATTATTTCTATTATCTTAATCCCAAATAGAAGAGAGGTGATAGTTGAATTTATTAATGGGCAGAAAAATTTAATTCCAATATTTTATAATGATCAGAAAATTCTTCGAATATCGGAAGAATATAATGTTCCACTTACAGTTAGAGATATCCGATCAGAACAACGATTAGCTAATTTAATTACTGGTTTTGGCCTAACCCTAATATTTGTTTTATCACTTTCATTTTTAATTAGAAGATCATCCAAGTTATTAAGCAATATGCGGGGTTTTGCTTCTCGCTCTTCTCAGGTAAATGAAGATGATATTAAAAAATATACTTTTGATGATGTGGCTGGATTAAATGAAGAATCTGATGAGTTAAATGAAATAGTAACCTTTTTAAAGAATCCACAGAAATTGATAGATCTTGGTGCAATAACTCCAAAGGGTGTTTTATTAGTGGGTCCCCCTGGAACCGGTAAGACATTATTAGCTCGTGCAATTGCAGGAGAAGCAGATGTGCCTTTCTTTTCTATCTCTGCGTCAGAATTTGTTGAAATGTTTGTTGGTGTTGGAGCTAGTCGTGTTCGGGATTTATTTAGGAGTGCAAAATCAAAATCTCCTTGCATAGTTTTTATCGATGAAATCGATTCGATCGGACGTCAAAGGGGCGCTGGAATAGGAGGTGGAAACGATGAGAGAGAACAAACATTGAATCAGCTCCTAACAGAAATGGATGGATTCGAAACTAATAATGGTGTGATTGTAATTGCTGCTACGAACAGGCCTGATGTCCTTGATCAGGCTTTAACAAGACCAGGGAGATTTGATCGTCGTATTTACATATCACTTCCTGATAGAAAAGCGAGACACAAAATTTTATCTGTGCATGCAAGATCAAAACCCCTAAGTGATTCTGTGAATCTTATGGATTGGGCAACGAAGACTCCTGGATTTTCTGGTGCAGATTTACAAAATTTACTTAATGAGGCAGCTATTTATACTGCTAGAAACAATAAACAGAGCATAAGCAACATTGAACTTGATAGCGCACTTGAGAAAGCAAGATTTGGCTTATTGTCTAAGCCCCTTTCTGATAGCACTAAAAAAAGGCAAATAGCTTATCAAATTATTGGTAAAAGCTTAGTTGCTTTATTGATTCCATCGCCAGAAAAATTAGAAAAAATTTCTTTGTTTAAGTCTCCAGGAGACATCTCTGGAATGACTTATTTTATGCCCGATGAGGAGACTATAGACAGTGGATTGTTAACCAGAAACTACATATATAGCAAAATTGTTATCTCGCTTGGTTCTAGAGCCGCCGAAATCATTGTATTTGGTTCTAAAGAAGTTACACAAGGCTCACAAAAGGATCTGGAAAATGTTTATTTTTGGGCTAATCAAATGGTTACTAAATTTGGTTTTTCAGATCTTGGTCCCATTGCATATGGATCAGAAAGAGAATCAATATTTCTTGGAAAGGATATTATGAAAAATAGAAAAGAATATTCTCAGAAGACAAGCAAGGAAATTGATATGCATATTATTTCAATAGCTAATAATGCTATTAATGATGCAATTAGACTTCTTTCAGATAAAGTTTCATTAATGGATACTCTTGTGGAGGAATTGATTGTTAATGAAACCCTTGAATCTGAATATATTGTAAGTTCCCTTAATTCTTTCCTATCTAATTAA
- the rpmF gene encoding 50S ribosomal protein L32: MAVPKKKTSKGKRNQRHATWKSKAAIAAEKALSIGKSVLTGRAQGFVYPMNETEEESD, encoded by the coding sequence ATGGCTGTACCCAAGAAGAAAACCTCAAAAGGGAAGAGAAATCAAAGGCATGCTACATGGAAATCTAAAGCTGCCATAGCAGCTGAAAAGGCTTTATCAATTGGAAAATCAGTTCTTACAGGAAGAGCTCAGGGATTTGTTTATCCAATGAATGAGACAGAAGAAGAATCTGATTAA
- a CDS encoding DUF565 domain-containing protein, giving the protein MQNTKFSKLIYTLVRTVNPIISYSWRERSIILLSLLTGFYLTNSLLSFLLDKSVNTIYLAILIVVIMELSIRSLIFSKSSLIIISINNFRIGSTYALILEAYKLGS; this is encoded by the coding sequence ATGCAGAATACTAAATTCAGCAAACTTATATATACACTGGTTAGAACAGTAAATCCAATTATCTCTTACTCTTGGAGGGAAAGAAGTATTATTTTACTTTCTTTACTCACTGGTTTTTATCTTACTAATAGTTTACTTTCTTTTTTATTAGACAAATCTGTCAATACAATATATCTTGCTATTTTAATAGTAGTAATTATGGAATTATCCATACGATCTTTAATATTTTCTAAATCTTCGCTAATTATTATTTCTATAAATAATTTCCGAATTGGATCAACATATGCACTAATTCTTGAAGCATACAAACTTGGTTCATAA